In Bradyrhizobium sp. 1(2017), one DNA window encodes the following:
- a CDS encoding pentapeptide repeat-containing protein, whose product MTRTIALTALGLALLATTARAQDMMRDLDLTSPAMVSAEMSRQELEAALAKASAGAPADLTGKRLSGLDLGGLDLTNAILRAARLNKTKLAGARLDGAILDQAWLLDADLTGASLKGASLFASQMARARLDGADLTGARITADLTGASMVGTSIADAHLGADMRNQSMGLMRAVLRSANLERLNARNADLSRVDLEFAVLRGADLSGASLKNAQLGGADLTGAIVIDADFDGADLVSAKLIAPNGLDRAKNFDKAKNRERLIRE is encoded by the coding sequence ATGACGCGAACGATCGCCCTGACGGCGCTTGGCCTTGCTCTGCTCGCGACAACGGCGCGCGCGCAGGACATGATGCGCGATCTCGATCTGACGTCACCCGCCATGGTCTCTGCCGAGATGAGCCGGCAGGAGCTCGAGGCCGCGCTGGCCAAAGCGAGCGCCGGCGCACCCGCCGATTTGACCGGCAAGCGCTTATCGGGGCTCGATCTCGGTGGTCTCGACCTGACCAACGCAATTCTCCGTGCGGCACGGCTCAACAAGACGAAACTCGCCGGCGCCCGGCTTGATGGGGCGATCCTCGATCAGGCGTGGCTGCTGGATGCAGACCTCACGGGCGCGAGCCTGAAGGGCGCCAGTTTGTTCGCGTCACAGATGGCACGTGCACGCCTCGACGGCGCCGATCTGACCGGTGCGCGCATCACTGCAGATCTCACCGGCGCGAGCATGGTCGGCACGTCGATCGCGGATGCGCATCTCGGTGCCGACATGCGCAACCAGTCGATGGGACTGATGCGCGCGGTGCTGAGATCCGCCAATCTGGAAAGGCTGAACGCGCGCAACGCCGATTTGTCGCGCGTCGACCTCGAATTCGCGGTCCTCAGGGGCGCCGACCTGAGCGGTGCATCGCTGAAGAATGCCCAACTCGGTGGGGCCGATCTGACCGGCGCCATCGTCATCGACGCCGATTTCGATGGCGCTGATCTCGTCTCGGCGAAGCTGATCGCACCGAACGGCCTTGACCGCGCCAAGAATTTCGACAAGGCAAAGAACCGCGAACGCCTGATCAGGGAATGA
- the pqqA gene encoding pyrroloquinoline quinone precursor peptide PqqA translates to MAWKAPKIVEVPVGMEINMYACAARK, encoded by the coding sequence ATGGCTTGGAAAGCTCCGAAGATCGTGGAAGTGCCGGTCGGCATGGAAATCAACATGTACGCCTGCGCTGCGCGCAAGTAA